The Acidimicrobiales bacterium DNA segment TCCTTGACCCGGTCGCGTACGTCCTTGAGGAAACGTTCGCGCAGCGCCGTGGCCTCGGCATCGCTCGGTGCCTCGAGGTAGCGCAGGTAGTTGGTGACCGGGAACTTCACGTCCATGTGGAGCTGACGGTCGTCGGGCAACAGGAAGGTGAAGTCGGGCTTGGTGCCACCGTCGATCATGCGCTGCTTGCGATAGTTGAGGCCCTCGCGCATGCCGGCCGCTCGCAACACGTCCTCGGCCATGCGCTCGCCCCACTGTCCACGGGCCTGCGGGCTCGCCAATGCCTCGCGGAGGTGCTGGGTGGTCTCGGTGAGCACCTTCTGCTGGCGGGTGGCCGCCTCGAGGCTCTCGACGAACTGCCCGTGTTGCTGGGCCCGCTCCTTCTGCAACTGCGCCACCAACGTGCGCACCTGCTGGAGTTCGCCACCCATGGCGGTGACCTGATGGCCGAGGTTCTTCGACATCCCACCGACCCGGGCATCCACGGTGTCGGACAGTCCGCCGACACGCTCGGCGACGATCTTGTCGACCTCGTCGACCTTTGCCTGCAACGACGCCACCACGGCGCCCAGCTGCTCGTCGATGCGCTGCGTGGTGCCGTTCAGGCCCAGATCGATGGCCTCTCGGCGATGGTCGAGTTCGGCCGCACCGGTCTGCAGACGACTGTCGAACGTGGCGCCGGCGACGGCGACCACCCGCTCGACGACGTCGGCGACGCTCGAATCCTGTTGCGCACCCAGCTCGGCGGCGAGCCGGGCAAAGGCATCCTGCTGGGCACCCTGACGGGTCTTCACGAGGTGCAGGCCGACGGCGAGGCCGAGGGCGGCGGCGATGAAGAGGGCGGCGACGAGGGAGATCACGAGCAGTGGTTCCATGAACCGAATGCTACGAAGGGGGTGTGACACCGCCGGGGATGCCGAGGGCCAACTGGTAGGCGCGACGACGTCCGACACCGAGCATCGCGGCCACCGAATCCGCAGCATCACGCCGAGATCCGCCGTCGGCCAGCTCCGCGCCGAGGGCGGACAGGATTTCTTCGTCGGTCGCCTCGGCCGGTGCCGCGGCCCCATCGATCACCACCACGATCTCGCCCTTCGGCGTGGTCGCCGCCCACTCCCCCAGCTCGGTCAGCGTGCCCCGAACGAACTCCTCG contains these protein-coding regions:
- a CDS encoding DNA recombination protein RmuC, with amino-acid sequence MEPLLVISLVAALFIAAALGLAVGLHLVKTRQGAQQDAFARLAAELGAQQDSSVADVVERVVAVAGATFDSRLQTGAAELDHRREAIDLGLNGTTQRIDEQLGAVVASLQAKVDEVDKIVAERVGGLSDTVDARVGGMSKNLGHQVTAMGGELQQVRTLVAQLQKERAQQHGQFVESLEAATRQQKVLTETTQHLREALASPQARGQWGERMAEDVLRAAGMREGLNYRKQRMIDGGTKPDFTFLLPDDRQLHMDVKFPVTNYLRYLEAPSDAEATALRERFLKDVRDRVKELSGRGYAATDTTVGYLLLFIPNESVYGFIHENDMTLLDDALGQKVVLCSPTTLFAVLAVIRQAMDTFAVEQATEEILECLAGFGEQWQKFSGQIDKVEKHIDTLSRSFSDLSGTRRRQLERQLDRIDDVRSRAGVDVDSPVLGPASSTVLRDVTAS